The following proteins are encoded in a genomic region of Maribacter hydrothermalis:
- a CDS encoding FG-GAP repeat domain-containing protein, which translates to MNLKNTLREFLILLSPVILITSCAEKKEEVKPKNELSFSSTKIIDSAQHWWAYTSKEISGDSIADLIFIHNNSSGGYLGYYEGQAEEGLWKKHIIAEKPMTGGLFASGDLESEDIDGDGDNDVIAVKHPGEWTDAGAEAELFWYENTSDAWLPHKIGSVPDAVKDISFADFDKDGRLDMSILTFDEHTLSIFKQNNSDEWIRVQFIQNDVLHEGMGIGDFNGDGYQDIVATGLLFYNPGADLTQNWNVENLDEQWNNQEGDWSRNGTKTFVTDIDGDGVSEIYMAHSERAGYPLVRYKKEKNDWSKTILKDSIAACHTLQVYDFDNDGDLDVLAGVNKGRAVNLDQISFNVSLLLNEGNDEDYKEMILEDQGIYNGNAIDYDQDSDIDIFRYPDHEATELYLIKNNLLQNGG; encoded by the coding sequence ATGAACTTAAAAAATACGTTAAGGGAATTTTTGATACTACTATCACCAGTAATTTTAATTACATCATGCGCGGAAAAAAAAGAGGAGGTCAAACCCAAAAATGAATTGAGTTTTAGCTCCACAAAAATAATTGACAGTGCACAACATTGGTGGGCCTACACTTCAAAAGAAATTTCGGGAGACTCGATCGCAGATTTAATCTTTATACACAATAATTCTTCTGGCGGATACTTGGGATACTATGAAGGCCAAGCCGAGGAAGGATTATGGAAGAAACATATAATTGCGGAAAAACCAATGACAGGAGGGCTATTTGCAAGCGGGGATTTAGAAAGTGAAGACATTGATGGTGATGGCGACAATGATGTAATCGCCGTCAAACATCCAGGAGAATGGACAGATGCCGGTGCCGAAGCAGAACTATTCTGGTATGAAAACACCTCTGATGCCTGGTTGCCCCATAAAATTGGGAGTGTCCCCGATGCAGTAAAGGATATTAGTTTTGCCGATTTCGACAAAGACGGTCGCCTAGATATGTCGATCTTAACTTTTGACGAACATACCCTCAGTATTTTTAAACAAAATAATTCGGATGAATGGATAAGGGTCCAATTTATTCAAAATGATGTGCTCCATGAAGGTATGGGTATTGGTGATTTTAATGGTGATGGTTACCAAGATATTGTTGCTACCGGTTTACTATTTTATAACCCCGGAGCCGATTTAACCCAAAACTGGAACGTTGAAAATTTAGATGAACAATGGAACAATCAAGAAGGTGATTGGTCTAGAAACGGGACAAAAACCTTTGTAACCGATATCGATGGCGATGGCGTCTCGGAAATTTATATGGCACACTCAGAAAGGGCGGGTTACCCATTGGTGCGCTATAAAAAAGAGAAAAATGATTGGTCCAAAACAATTTTAAAGGATAGTATTGCCGCTTGTCATACGCTTCAGGTTTATGATTTTGACAATGATGGCGATTTAGATGTTTTAGCAGGTGTAAATAAAGGTAGGGCCGTAAATTTAGATCAGATCAGTTTTAATGTGAGCCTTTTATTAAACGAAGGGAATGATGAGGATTATAAAGAAATGATTTTGGAAGATCAAGGTATATACAATGGTAATGCTATTGATTATGACCAAGACAGCGACATAGATATCTTCAGATATCCAGACCATGAGGCTACAGAACTTTACCTGATAAAAAATAACCTTCTTCAAAATGGAGGGTAA
- a CDS encoding FG-GAP repeat domain-containing protein, with amino-acid sequence MTRVLPLMLLCICTWQVRCQKSLSTNLKYIEIDSAKQKWGDWNQPEWLRYFGLDAGDVNNDGFLDVLSGRYLYQNPGGDMAAPWQRTVLDDNVDGIFITDVDFDGYADIIAMALPDIFWYEALNKEGTKFTRRKIGQIPATSHVNSQGFEKAQLIKGGPSEFVIAGNGDIYAITIPEKNIDSALWNIQLICKDTSDEGIGVGDIDGDGDLDIAAGRRPEGEEEPSILVWFENPGNLNAPWAETIVGNSEHPIDRIAISDVDGNAKADIVITEERYPGLEPDASIWWYGQLASNNWHRNKISTQFSSNNLDIKDIDNDGDIDILTAEHKGSTLEMQLWENNGKGMFSKTILDTGKENHLGTQWTDLDQDGDLDIIGAGWDQYKYLHLWRNDSIKKESKTKARQRAKGKKTKRSVDIEEGIYENRPHYLIYTQNATYYLDKSGGGFSRIIDSFGNDYIGFKKDPWGVYPESAASAFRGLPNFVHLGEDNGAGHPGHDKCDSEKIDDRTIRTTSKSGHWQWDYAFYDEHVIVSVLKSDPKIPYWFLYEGTPGGSYRPYETIFGTSAATPVDNIPDFYQGNYINGDFQWAYFSQKKSPTTLFLGMQTTDSKNDMMALLGNSTNGITSADGMTVFGFGRKEPTQPLLRGKNKFIIGMYEHSSASDDRLSKLTDFIEQKISILNQPK; translated from the coding sequence ATGACCAGAGTTTTACCATTAATGCTATTATGTATATGCACATGGCAGGTACGTTGCCAAAAATCGCTGAGTACAAACCTAAAATATATTGAAATAGATAGTGCAAAGCAGAAATGGGGAGATTGGAACCAACCGGAATGGTTACGCTATTTTGGTCTGGATGCAGGTGACGTAAATAATGACGGATTTCTTGATGTTTTATCCGGTAGGTACCTCTACCAAAATCCTGGCGGCGATATGGCTGCGCCATGGCAACGCACGGTTTTAGATGACAATGTTGATGGTATTTTTATTACAGATGTAGATTTCGATGGATACGCAGATATTATTGCAATGGCTCTACCCGATATTTTTTGGTATGAGGCACTTAATAAGGAAGGAACCAAATTTACTCGAAGAAAAATTGGACAAATACCCGCTACAAGCCATGTTAACAGTCAAGGGTTTGAAAAAGCACAACTTATAAAAGGTGGTCCTTCGGAATTCGTAATTGCGGGCAATGGGGATATTTACGCCATAACCATTCCTGAAAAAAATATAGATTCCGCCTTATGGAACATTCAACTAATCTGCAAAGATACTTCAGACGAGGGTATTGGCGTAGGTGATATTGATGGCGACGGCGATTTGGATATTGCAGCAGGAAGAAGACCTGAAGGTGAAGAAGAGCCTTCGATTTTGGTTTGGTTTGAAAATCCAGGAAATTTAAACGCTCCGTGGGCAGAGACCATTGTGGGTAACAGCGAACACCCCATTGACCGCATAGCTATTTCTGATGTCGATGGAAACGCCAAGGCAGATATTGTCATCACTGAAGAACGCTACCCTGGTTTAGAGCCAGACGCTTCCATTTGGTGGTATGGCCAATTAGCTTCAAATAATTGGCATAGAAATAAAATATCTACCCAGTTTTCCTCCAATAATCTGGATATAAAAGATATCGATAACGATGGGGATATCGATATTTTAACGGCAGAGCATAAAGGAAGTACCTTAGAAATGCAATTATGGGAGAATAACGGCAAAGGAATGTTTTCCAAAACGATTCTGGATACCGGTAAAGAAAATCATCTTGGAACCCAGTGGACAGACCTTGATCAAGATGGTGACCTGGATATTATAGGGGCAGGATGGGACCAATATAAATATTTGCACCTTTGGCGAAACGACTCCATTAAGAAAGAATCGAAAACTAAAGCAAGGCAGAGAGCGAAAGGAAAAAAAACAAAAAGATCAGTAGACATTGAGGAAGGTATATATGAAAATAGACCACATTACCTTATTTACACTCAAAATGCAACGTATTACTTGGACAAGTCTGGCGGTGGATTTTCTCGTATAATTGACTCCTTCGGTAACGATTATATAGGTTTTAAAAAAGACCCCTGGGGCGTTTATCCAGAATCTGCGGCGTCTGCTTTTCGAGGGCTCCCAAATTTCGTACACCTAGGCGAAGACAATGGTGCGGGGCATCCCGGTCACGACAAATGCGACTCGGAAAAAATTGATGATAGGACCATTAGAACGACCTCAAAAAGCGGCCACTGGCAATGGGATTATGCATTTTACGATGAGCATGTAATCGTTTCTGTATTAAAAAGCGACCCGAAAATACCGTATTGGTTTTTGTACGAAGGTACTCCAGGGGGATCTTACCGACCCTATGAAACCATATTTGGTACTTCTGCCGCAACACCAGTGGATAACATCCCAGATTTTTACCAGGGCAATTATATAAATGGCGACTTCCAATGGGCCTATTTCAGTCAAAAAAAGAGTCCTACTACCTTATTTTTAGGCATGCAGACTACCGACTCCAAAAATGATATGATGGCATTGTTAGGCAATTCGACCAATGGTATCACCAGTGCGGATGGTATGACGGTATTTGGCTTTGGCAGAAAAGAACCCACCCAACCCCTTTTAAGAGGTAAAAACAAATTTATCATCGGCATGTATGAGCATTCATCAGCATCTGATGACAGATTAAGTAAATTGACCGACTTTATTGAGCAAAAAATATCCATCTTAAATCAACCTAAATAA
- a CDS encoding amidohydrolase family protein: MFLKILLFTAIVFTGILTINAQSLEGDGPHSQLIIRGVMLINGNGAPPQGPIDIVVENNTIKNIQVVGYPGVAIDNSKRPQLKAGGKELDCTGMYLMPGFIDMHTHIGGDAQGADPDYVFKLWMAHGVTTVREVAGRGIDIALDLKRKSEKNEIIAPRIISYTAFGQTSKSFNPLNDIPISTPEQAREWVRANAKKGADGIKFFGAEPAIMAAALDENKKLGLGSACHHAQMSVARWNVLHSARAGLTSMEHWYGLPEALFDDRTVQDFPLDYNYQNEQHRFENAGKLWAQAAEPYSEHWNNVMNELLALDFTMDPTFNIYEASRDLQRARRAEWHEDYTLPSLWEFYQPSMVSHGSYWHDWGTEQEIQWRKNYQLWMTFINEYKNRGGRVTTGSDSGFIFQLYGFAYIRELELMREAGFHPLEIIQSATLNGAEALGMDDKLGSVTIGKLADFVIVEENPLQNFKVLYGTGAIKLTKENEVVRIGGVKYTVKDGIVYDSKALLADVKRQVDEEKAKSNYTIKQPGVKN, encoded by the coding sequence ATGTTCCTCAAAATATTGCTTTTTACAGCAATTGTCTTCACAGGCATATTGACAATCAATGCTCAATCTTTAGAAGGTGATGGGCCACATTCACAACTTATTATTAGAGGCGTTATGCTTATAAATGGCAATGGCGCACCTCCACAAGGCCCAATTGATATTGTTGTTGAAAACAATACTATTAAAAATATCCAAGTAGTTGGTTATCCGGGAGTTGCAATTGATAATAGTAAAAGACCTCAATTAAAAGCTGGAGGTAAAGAATTAGATTGTACTGGTATGTATTTAATGCCTGGTTTTATTGATATGCATACCCATATTGGTGGAGACGCGCAAGGTGCCGACCCAGATTATGTTTTTAAACTATGGATGGCCCATGGCGTAACTACGGTACGTGAAGTTGCTGGAAGAGGCATTGATATTGCTTTAGATTTAAAACGAAAAAGCGAAAAGAATGAAATTATTGCTCCTCGTATCATCTCCTATACCGCATTTGGCCAAACTAGCAAATCATTCAATCCATTAAACGATATTCCTATTTCTACTCCGGAACAAGCGCGGGAATGGGTCCGAGCAAATGCCAAAAAAGGAGCAGACGGAATCAAATTCTTTGGTGCTGAACCAGCAATTATGGCAGCTGCCCTAGACGAAAATAAAAAATTAGGACTTGGTTCTGCCTGCCACCATGCTCAAATGAGTGTTGCAAGATGGAATGTGCTACATTCTGCAAGAGCGGGACTAACTTCAATGGAACATTGGTACGGACTACCTGAAGCATTATTTGATGACCGTACAGTGCAGGACTTTCCCCTTGATTACAATTATCAAAACGAGCAACATCGATTTGAAAATGCTGGTAAATTATGGGCACAAGCAGCAGAACCCTATTCTGAACATTGGAATAATGTAATGAATGAACTATTGGCGTTAGATTTTACGATGGACCCAACTTTTAATATTTACGAAGCCAGTAGGGATTTACAACGCGCAAGACGTGCAGAGTGGCATGAAGACTACACGTTACCATCTTTATGGGAGTTTTATCAACCAAGTATGGTTTCGCATGGTTCTTATTGGCATGATTGGGGTACAGAACAAGAAATACAATGGAGAAAAAATTATCAACTTTGGATGACTTTTATAAATGAATATAAAAATAGAGGTGGTCGTGTAACTACAGGTTCTGATTCTGGATTTATATTTCAACTATACGGTTTCGCTTATATAAGAGAATTAGAGTTAATGCGAGAAGCAGGTTTTCATCCCTTAGAAATTATACAATCAGCAACATTAAATGGCGCAGAAGCGTTAGGAATGGATGATAAATTAGGGTCTGTAACTATAGGTAAACTTGCAGACTTTGTAATTGTTGAAGAAAATCCGCTTCAAAATTTCAAAGTATTATATGGTACTGGGGCCATTAAGCTTACAAAAGAAAATGAGGTGGTTCGTATTGGTGGTGTTAAATATACCGTTAAAGATGGTATCGTATATGATTCCAAAGCATTATTGGCCGACGTAAAACGCCAAGTTGATGAGGAAAAAGCTAAAAGTAATTATACTATTAAACAACCTGGTGTAAAGAATTAA
- a CDS encoding sensor histidine kinase produces MPGFTIDQERLQDKTKLLLRVNYTTSIISILFGASCYFLLGITEIIPFVLVCFGVLNLLNLQYFKVHNKILPTFNFSSILGLISSFIITLYSGGIHSSFIFMIPLIAFGGFINSSKYGKIYLNIIVLLILLLFTQTMPELKVTENKVPENSSSIFSLISILFSVFVLGNTFGKSLLRTYNALYTSKKNMAVQVHEKENLLKEVHHRVKNNLQTVSSLLSLQSRNIENGPMKGLLKGTQNRVIAMAMVHEMLYMRKDISHIEYKSYVQELSEYLIRSIKGIDNQVILKIDIPDIKLGIDTAIPLGLLINEALTNALKYGIDGDNKGEINIKLQKDSEKKDCYILEIGDNGIGFPETINYKNTKSLGLKLIYNLTRQLRGTIERDASKKGTNYIIKFQEIRQQLSRDSK; encoded by the coding sequence ATGCCCGGATTTACCATTGACCAAGAGCGTCTTCAGGATAAAACCAAACTTTTATTAAGGGTAAATTATACCACAAGCATTATCTCCATTCTTTTTGGAGCATCATGTTATTTTCTATTAGGGATTACTGAAATTATTCCGTTTGTCCTAGTTTGTTTTGGGGTTTTAAATCTACTTAATCTACAATACTTCAAAGTCCATAATAAGATTTTGCCCACGTTTAATTTCTCATCTATATTAGGCTTAATTTCCTCGTTCATAATCACCTTGTATAGCGGTGGAATTCATAGCTCCTTTATATTTATGATTCCTTTAATTGCTTTCGGTGGATTCATCAACAGCAGTAAATACGGCAAAATATACCTTAATATAATTGTTTTGTTGATACTACTACTTTTTACACAAACAATGCCAGAACTTAAAGTAACTGAAAATAAAGTTCCCGAGAATTCGAGCTCTATTTTTAGTCTAATTTCCATTTTATTTTCCGTTTTTGTTTTAGGAAATACTTTTGGAAAAAGCCTATTAAGAACCTATAATGCCCTGTACACTTCTAAAAAAAACATGGCTGTTCAAGTTCATGAAAAAGAGAATTTATTAAAAGAAGTTCACCACAGGGTAAAAAACAATTTACAAACGGTATCTAGCTTATTAAGTCTACAGTCTAGAAATATTGAAAATGGTCCTATGAAAGGACTCTTAAAAGGAACACAAAATAGAGTTATAGCAATGGCAATGGTTCATGAAATGCTATATATGCGTAAAGACATCAGTCACATAGAATACAAATCTTATGTACAAGAATTGAGTGAATATTTAATTCGCTCAATAAAAGGTATTGACAACCAAGTTATTTTGAAAATAGATATACCAGATATTAAGTTAGGTATTGATACAGCTATTCCTTTAGGTCTATTAATTAATGAAGCATTGACTAATGCCTTAAAATATGGTATTGACGGTGATAATAAAGGTGAAATAAATATTAAGTTACAAAAAGATTCAGAAAAAAAAGATTGCTATATTTTAGAAATAGGTGACAATGGCATTGGTTTTCCAGAAACGATAAATTATAAGAACACAAAATCATTAGGATTAAAACTAATCTATAATCTTACTCGCCAATTAAGAGGTACTATTGAAAGAGATGCTTCAAAAAAAGGTACGAACTACATAATCAAATTTCAAGAAATTAGGCAACAATTATCCAGAGATTCAAAATAA
- a CDS encoding DEAD/DEAH box helicase: MPLFTDLKISRNLEKAVEDLGFENTTPIQEKAFPIVMSGSDVVGIAQTGTGKTFAYLLPILNTLKFSKEIHPKVVILVPTRELVVQVVEETEKLAKYAGIRVLGVYGGKSMLRQKEALALGTDVLVATPARLYDLILTKAVQLKQVKKLVIDEVDVMLDLGFRFQLVNIFELVPQRRQNIMFSATMTDDIELFITDFFSEVHKISIAVSGTPLENITQLSYATPNFYTKVNLLVNLLQKEQEFHKVLVFVSSKRSADLLFKELAEFFSEEICIIHSNKTQNYRLRSITQFDEGKNRILVTTDVMARGLDLKEISHVINFDTPTYPENYMHRIGRTGRAEKEGTSILLFTPQEEDAKNAIEDLMSYKVNELPLPNNVSIATQLTFDEQPRHIERENPLNIDEDERGASFHEKSDKNKKENQGGSYKRIIKKKYSKPKTRGDKNYGKRGRNKS, encoded by the coding sequence ATGCCATTGTTTACCGATTTAAAAATATCTAGAAACCTAGAAAAAGCCGTTGAAGATCTTGGTTTTGAGAATACTACACCTATTCAGGAGAAAGCTTTTCCTATTGTAATGAGTGGTAGTGATGTTGTTGGTATTGCTCAAACGGGTACTGGTAAAACATTTGCTTATTTGCTTCCAATTTTAAATACGCTGAAGTTTTCAAAAGAAATACATCCTAAAGTGGTGATTTTAGTACCTACACGAGAACTGGTAGTGCAGGTGGTAGAAGAAACTGAAAAATTGGCTAAATATGCGGGTATTCGGGTATTGGGCGTATATGGTGGTAAAAGTATGTTGCGGCAAAAAGAAGCATTGGCTTTAGGGACAGATGTTCTTGTAGCTACTCCTGCTCGCTTATATGATTTAATTTTAACAAAGGCAGTTCAATTAAAACAAGTAAAAAAGCTTGTTATTGATGAGGTTGATGTTATGTTAGATTTGGGTTTCCGTTTTCAGTTGGTAAATATTTTTGAATTAGTACCGCAAAGAAGACAAAACATCATGTTTTCTGCCACCATGACAGATGATATTGAATTGTTTATTACTGATTTCTTTTCAGAAGTTCACAAAATCTCTATTGCTGTAAGTGGTACTCCCCTAGAAAATATTACCCAATTATCTTATGCCACACCTAACTTTTATACGAAAGTAAATTTGCTGGTAAATTTGCTACAAAAGGAACAAGAATTTCATAAGGTGTTAGTATTTGTTTCCAGTAAGCGCAGTGCCGATTTGTTATTTAAAGAATTAGCAGAGTTTTTTAGTGAGGAGATTTGTATTATCCATTCCAATAAAACTCAAAATTATAGATTACGTTCTATCACTCAGTTCGATGAAGGTAAGAACCGTATTCTGGTTACAACAGATGTAATGGCTCGTGGGTTAGATCTTAAAGAGATATCACATGTTATAAATTTTGATACTCCGACATACCCTGAAAATTACATGCACCGTATTGGTAGAACGGGTAGGGCAGAGAAAGAGGGTACTTCTATCTTATTATTTACACCACAAGAAGAAGATGCAAAAAATGCCATTGAGGATTTAATGTCTTATAAAGTGAATGAGCTACCATTGCCTAATAATGTAAGTATTGCAACCCAGCTAACTTTTGATGAGCAACCTAGGCATATAGAGCGAGAAAATCCTTTAAATATAGATGAGGATGAGCGCGGAGCCAGTTTTCATGAAAAATCTGATAAAAACAAGAAAGAAAACCAAGGTGGTTCCTACAAGCGCATTATTAAAAAGAAATATTCTAAACCAAAAACTCGTGGCGATAAAAACTACGGTAAACGGGGAAGAAATAAATCATAA
- a CDS encoding sugar phosphate isomerase/epimerase family protein produces MINRRKFIKKSGLGAAGTILAPNMVMATRSCKGENPAIPLNGHLWVYASKFPPNWDCTPVLDTVFSDLSAAGMDGLELMEGQLRHDDAVNRLKTLIKKYDLPVSGSSYGVGFGMWDIEQHNAILKDINTVVPRLSEVGGTTFGISVGNKPEGLKTEKELDDQAELLLKIRARCKENGIIANLHNHIYEVENDMHDLKGTLERIPDFKLGPDLNWLIRAGVDPVDFIKNYGDQIVYLHIRDQYKDGTWSEYVGQGDTNFKTIAQALKMKNFNGQAAIELAFSNDFNPKNDLKTDWQLSREFVEQTFNWS; encoded by the coding sequence ATGATCAATAGAAGAAAGTTTATAAAAAAATCTGGATTAGGCGCAGCCGGCACAATTTTGGCTCCTAATATGGTAATGGCCACTCGATCTTGCAAAGGGGAGAACCCTGCCATCCCCTTAAATGGGCATTTATGGGTATATGCCAGCAAATTTCCACCCAATTGGGACTGCACCCCAGTTCTTGACACCGTATTCTCAGACCTAAGCGCTGCGGGAATGGATGGTCTAGAACTTATGGAAGGCCAGTTACGCCACGATGATGCTGTAAACAGGCTTAAAACATTGATTAAAAAATACGACCTTCCCGTATCTGGGTCTTCCTATGGGGTTGGCTTTGGTATGTGGGATATTGAGCAACATAACGCCATTTTAAAAGACATTAATACGGTTGTTCCCAGATTATCAGAAGTTGGCGGCACCACCTTTGGCATTTCCGTTGGAAACAAACCCGAAGGACTAAAGACAGAAAAAGAATTGGATGACCAAGCCGAGCTACTACTTAAAATAAGAGCACGCTGTAAAGAAAACGGTATTATAGCAAATTTGCACAACCATATCTATGAGGTAGAAAACGATATGCACGATTTAAAGGGTACCCTTGAACGTATTCCTGATTTTAAATTAGGACCAGATTTAAACTGGTTGATCCGTGCCGGCGTCGACCCTGTTGATTTCATTAAAAATTATGGTGATCAAATTGTTTACCTTCATATTAGAGATCAATATAAAGATGGTACCTGGTCAGAATATGTGGGGCAAGGCGACACGAATTTCAAAACAATAGCCCAAGCCCTGAAAATGAAGAACTTCAACGGTCAAGCTGCTATCGAATTGGCTTTTTCCAATGATTTTAATCCTAAAAACGATTTAAAAACAGATTGGCAGCTTAGCCGCGAATTTGTTGAACAAACCTTTAATTGGTCATAA
- a CDS encoding PLDc N-terminal domain-containing protein, protein MEHTASDFSLGLGIWQTFLLVIVVLWAYCIIDILRHTFRNDAKITWFLIVFLFPLLGSLLYLYRGKDRRVLPD, encoded by the coding sequence ATGGAACATACAGCATCAGATTTTTCTTTAGGCCTTGGAATTTGGCAGACGTTTTTGCTGGTAATTGTAGTATTATGGGCTTATTGTATAATAGATATTCTTCGTCATACATTTCGTAACGATGCCAAAATAACATGGTTTTTAATTGTTTTTCTATTTCCGCTTCTAGGGTCACTTCTCTATCTGTATAGGGGAAAAGATAGGAGAGTTTTACCAGATTAA